atcttatgtacgatctccgcaggacatcccattttgatcaaaatgatccgaacgatacagatcgataataaatagttattcgtaggatttcctaaagatatttctagcacaaaaaaatatacgtacattaaaattgctgtttcttcaaatttagcaaaagatttcttacataaatattttctagtaagacatttttttgcttaatttgaacagagaacaaatttaattttgtgtgcatgcgtagacacacatataacatacaaatataattttaatccgtcCATTTGTTAAGATTAAAGTACAAGTAAAGTACAAGTATTCAAGTATCAAAGCACAAGTATTTTTTggacaagtaaaaaaaaatatgcagctgcatgttgcaaattacatattttttcttaaaagcaacaatgtgttttctttatatcaattgatttgtctcattattttatgcataaaagtattaaggtaagattcccgaaaattgaatgttttacaagatattttgtattttgtgtcaaaatgctgtaactttcaagcctcataactcgaaaagtatttaatgaaaaataacttcattatagtgtttcggaaacgtcttgacaccagctttaagaatatgtaatagaaaataggagtttttatttaagatttcaaaattgACCTTCGCGGTGtccttcaaggtcacatgaaggtcattttaatataaccatataataaACCACTTaatatactaaaacttttgtattaaacattttcttccataatcattattttccaagatatttgaatgttacggaactttctcccatcACTGTATAAGATTACCGCTTTTTGATTACCTAACCTTTTTCAGATTGACAACTCGAATCGAATTCTAGTGTCGTAGATCGGTGAACATTGAGATTAACGTAGGCAGTGAAGTGTGAGTTTTGTGCTGTGATTCTCCcttaaaaaacggaaaaagacGCATAAGCGATAACATATAAGGCGTCAGGAACTAATAAAttgacagataattattaaaatctaaaattattatatcatacgcAGGttatctttctatatatatcataaataaggtTATGTTTGAGAGATGTTGGCTAGTAGAACACCactactacaatttttatttatatattttatattaatttttgtgctatatatatatttatagcacaattatatatatataatttctacaaataagtTAGTTTTACGTATGTAATACTACCCACACAGAACATAATATCCAATGGACGTCCATATAATCTCCATAACTCCATACTACATCTATCTCTACGATGGATATTGGATaggtttctattaaaaatccATATTATTTCCATGATAAATGACGATATAAATCCATCATAAATGTCTATTAGACATCTGTTATCGATGTTTGATAGAAGTATCAGTATCCATAGTAACGGATATTGTTAGGGCATTGTTGAtgtcaaacgtttcggctgatcattcagccatcttcagtgctaacgttacaaatctgtttagtagaaagattgtggtttcaattcgtcattaataaaattatttggaagtaaagtcacaaatgtgattgcgagatagtcttgtttatgtGGGTGTTAACAGAGTGTCACCATGTTCTCGACTGTCTCACAGTTCTCGACTGTCTCACAGTCGTGACAATCTGTTAACACCtacataaacaagactatctcgcaatcatatttgtgattttacttccaaataattttattaatgacgaattgaaacTACAATCCATCAAAgctctatgaaatatctatggaACATCTATGATTGCTCCATATGAtatctatgaatatatttaatggatGTCGAATGGAGGTATGTAATGCGAAACTGTGAATGTCTAGTAGACATTTATAGGAGATTAcatagacatctaatagagGTTTCGAATCTCCATGATGGACATCTAGTGGATATGCATTAGAGCTTTTTGTTCCGTGTgggtatgtatatgtatagtatagtgaaaataggattcaacattattgttttaaattatattgcagaaGGAGTTCgcttatttacagtaaaaaaaagactataggtactaatatttaagtcataattaattattgcgtaaacaaggtaacataatattcttaacttaTGGCATAAACAAGATAACATAATACATGCATCTTTAAGAATAActagttctttgaaaaatgacaagaattatgtacaatatgtaggaaatataaatgtttgttttgttaataaatttagtgaatGTATAACTTATAAACAATTGAATATAtactacgtatatatatatatatatatatatatacccacACATACAAACACATAAACACACACTTAAACACATAGATATTTACACTAATAAACctatacataatgcatatacatataatacatacattagatttagttattaaattataaaaattagattaacttcccatctaattcattaaacatctagtttaaaaaaattaaaaatatattgagagatatatgtttatatttatgttatataaatgtttatacgtatttgtaggtgcagttcaattaaaatacccgCAAGCTACCGAGCACGAAATTTCGGAACCAATTAAATCATGGCTTCGTCATgcaactgaaaaaataaaaaaaatgaatgctgcacaataaaatattcaatacttttttattatattttgttcatgtgtataatttatacataatattagcaattttatgtataaaatattatgtatgtaatattattcatattaagttataatatttagtaatattaagtttattaaattatatctaacactgtgactagtgcaattttgaaatgtacaagacgtatctttagttttcgtttttatatatacaaattttatttttattgtgactatttttacattatatagtaaataaaaaattaaaaaaaaattacatattttataataaaatgtgcttcaaatgtactattatttatattacttatacgtactttaccttttttgaaatatgtctatttcttaaaataatgtaatataatagaagcttttattttgaagaaattttgctaataatctttcctttatgctcataaagatacttacatgtcaaatgtctatataaaatatttgaaaaaaatatgtattttgaaaaaatgtttcaaaaattgtttagttttaaaggagtaataaaaagtagtaataaaacaatatcttgatagtggtgtcattaaagcgagattgtcataattttttaaaatataaataataattaatatgaaacttttcgagagagaaagagagagacgttacttattaagattactgttttattgcttccttaacttaaaactaaacaatttctgtttaaatcttttaaaaaaatatattttttaaagacattttaaataaatatttaaaatagatatttttttgggtggtatttatagtccgattttatatttagaatcgtcttataatttcattcaacaatgaaataatgttgcgcaaccattttgttgattgaatgaggttttaaaataattttgaatataagatcGGATTATTTACACCAtcctatattcaataattttatttggactttatctggataaaaaaagatatccaggggacattgttgggatctaatttaatcatatgtaggatatcccagggatatcccagggatttattttttgatgtcCTACGGATATCTGAAAAGCGGACATTCGGATATCCCACGGATGCCCTACGGATATCCTACGGCTTTGTACAGACATCCCagggatatctgaaaatcttttacattacatcccacggacatccgtaggatgaaattttgctatgtgggATTGATCCttgcaatttttgaattattcttctattttttctactaCTTCAAAATATAACAGTTCTTAACTTGATCAACATTTTTTCCATAaggattaatttaattcataaaatctttcttttgaataaaaatgcaaaaattgtcaataatTATAGTCTTTTCATCAGCATGCTTCATCAACGTACTTTTAtttaagacatttttattttttgtatttttttagacGTCGGACATTCCCATGCTCACTCAGTTCGGCAACGTCTCCTTTGACCACGAGAAGATTCTTGAGGGTCGTGTCTTGATCGTCGTGTCGAATGACGTGTGCGTAAGTAATCCGTGCAACCACAACGGCATGTGTCACGTTACGTGGAACGACTTCTGGTGTCAATGTCCGCGCTGCTACACCAGTAAGACTTGTCAGGAAATAGAGTTCTGCCAGCTGCAGGACTGCCTGGCAGGCTCGCGCTGCCAGAACTTTGACGACTGTTACGAATGCATCGCCAACGCGATCTTCGACATCATCGAGATCACGTACAGATCCAACACCGACGGTACGCTGCTTCACGTGGCATCGCACGTAGGCGATCAACATTTCACCGTGTCTGTCTTCAAAGACAATGTCACCGTGTCTTGGCAGCTCGATTTGGAAAACCAGGGCACTGTATCCTTCGGCAAAGTCCAGCCCGAAGGGCAGCCTCGTTCAAGCGCCCACTTCAACTACCAGCTGTGGCACGATCTCCTGGTAACAGGAATAGTCACTCTCGGTGGACTTTCCAGTGCCTTGTCCGACAAGCACACTTACGTCACTGTCGGGTTGAAACACGATAGAAGAGACGGAATCGAGGGGAACAGTGTGGATTATGGTGAACATAGACTGACAACTGCCATCCCATCGCATAGTATGATGTCCGGTGAGTATCATATTGTGATATACGGTTTTTAGATATTCCATAATGCGATGCaactattttattagaatattgtAATCGTTGAATCGATACTTTGAACTGTAAGTTATAGCTACGGTCGACCGATAGGAGGCGCAAATATGCACTAGGCGATACACAGAGTCGCAAGATATCGACTCTCGATAGATCGAGAGTTAACGGATCGATCTATGCGCGCGCCACCGGATCCGCCGAAGGATCGAGAACGATCCGGAATCTTCCCCAGGAGCAGGACTATCCGAAGAGAAATCCGGTAAAGCACTCTGTAAAGAACCGGCGATAGAGTCAGTCGCGTTTAGAGTCGTCGATAATTGTCGTGAGAATAGATCTAGTCGAGTCGAGCGATATGCagtgtaaaatgtattaaggCAAAGTAATAAAGGCCATTCTTCTTTCTggtaaaagtgatttattcaTACACCGcgtttacattattattgctgTCGGTAGCCAATCGGAGCACGTGGTTTAAATTAATAAGGCTAACGGACATTTTGAACGAGAGAACTCAGTGCTCCGACCGTTACAAATTATTGCTAAAAAGACTAGCTGGATTCTTGTCCAGCCGGGTCGAGCCGCTTGTCGATTAAAACTAGTCGGAGAACTTTCAGTATTAAATTCAGAAGTGGGATTACGGGCTCAAAAAACCCGCGTCGTGTCGGATAAGTGAAGTCGGTAAAGAAAAGTTGTCGTGTCGTGTCGAAACGGAGAACGGGCTCCAAAAACCCGCGTCGTGTCGAGAAAGAAACATTGTCGTGTCGTGTCGAGAAGAAAAACGGGCTCAAGAACCCGCGTCGTGCCGAAAAAAACCAAAGACTTAGTCGAGTGAGAGTAAAAGAAGAGAATGCCGAGGACAAGATCGCAAATGGAGCAAGCCGATTTGGAGAAGGCCTCATTGGAGCAACTCCAAAATTATGCGAAGCATAACCAGCTTCCGCTGTCAGAGGACCGCGAGGTCctcataaaaacaattttggcCCATTGGGAGAAGGCTAAGAGCACGGATGCACCGGCGGAGCCACACGGTGCGTTCGGAGAAGGACCGGTGCCGTCGGCCGCCACGCGGTCAACAGTTGCGGAGCCGTTGACCGCTGGGGTGTTCCGACAAGTTTTCGCTGAGATGACGTCGATGCTGCAGCTCCAGCAACAGCAATTTATGGTACAAATTGTTCAACAATTGCAGGCAGCGA
Above is a genomic segment from Linepithema humile isolate Giens D197 chromosome 6, Lhum_UNIL_v1.0, whole genome shotgun sequence containing:
- the LOC105679913 gene encoding protein crumbs-like isoform X2, whose product is MTSNGTRTMVLEFFPSKTSDIPMLTQFGNVSFDHEKILEGRVLIVVSNDVCVSNPCNHNGMCHVTWNDFWCQCPRCYTSKTCQEIEFCQLQDCLAGSRCQNFDDCYECIANAIFDIIEITYRSNTDGTLLHVASHVGDQHFTVSVFKDNVTVSWQLDLENQGTVSFGKVQPEGQPRSSAHFNYQLWHDLLVTGIVTLGGLSSALSDKHTYVTVGLKHDRRDGIEGNSVDYGEHRLTTAIPSHSMMSVIATVDR
- the LOC105679913 gene encoding protein crumbs-like isoform X1, which codes for MTSNGTRTMVLEFFPSKTSDIPMLTQFGNVSFDHEKILEGRVLIVVSNDVCVSNPCNHNGMCHVTWNDFWCQCPRCYTSKTCQEIEFCQLQDCLAGSRCQNFDDCYECIANAIFDIIEITYRSNTDGTLLHVASHVGDQHFTVSVFKDNVTVSWQLDLENQGTVSFGKVQPEGQPRSSAHFNYQLWHDLLVTGIVTLGGLSSALSDKHTYVTVGLKHDRRDGIEGNSVDYGEHRLTTAIPSHSMMSGEPFKGCLGKVRIGSILLHYFTNEEVYQNANFTLLEFLTLQSNGNATHLDSIGCMLCFYTDCKKR